In one Acidobacteriota bacterium genomic region, the following are encoded:
- a CDS encoding carboxypeptidase regulatory-like domain-containing protein — MSKIQSMLLLVALGTVGVAHAQAPTGTITGVVTDATGAVVAGARITITNRATGLSRNLTTSAEGDYSAVALPPGDYQVTAEAMGFSVLERTATVEAGTTTTVNLQVQIGITENITVSSVTPLIHYDGHQVGGLVSRNQIENLPLNGRNFLDLAKLEPGVTNATPSTNNRVFVPVLGTGVFVAPRIGNTRVTVDGANIVTIGNLSAILQISQEVVQEFQLSTVNFDLSTSLTTNGAINIVTRSGGNEFHGSGFYFYRDHTLAADPGLQRDPNNPDPFFQRSQFGYHLGGPIARDHAFFFTSYERNDQRGVFSVQPRTSEFAPLGGVFPSPFLGNQFNVRFDVRLNQDHNAFIRYTHDGNSLFGPNEGNSNTLPSAWSRVKNWVDQSIGGITSVLSPGLVNDLRFSYFFVSTGETPATAEDCPGCLGVGVPRINIADAEVSFGQARGFSFVGRRYQLTESLAWQRGNHSLRFGFDWEHAATSTQLITNEPATIQLYSPEEVRRFNTTAAPSAQIPLPSSFSTLDDILRLSLRSLLTGIGPGLTPQRDFRKRRHLDLYRLYAADTWRIDSRLTVNYGLAWSYEPNSLNTDLSKPKLLTAILGPDGLGPPVAQKDNFSPTVGFAWAATRDGKTVIRGGAGRYFDPVSFNGLNLERERLALSPAGTGRRTNISGTGIFLDGRALDFQSPTAFTGADLQNILPGIRAKLLQQRNPDNRDFTFRNLDLDKAGSNLYDPLYEAPYALHLNVGVQREIARDLVLSADFAWRRFLHTFLGGIDYNHFNRRINGVRTPVIPSCTPTQRNDLAAICSAGQITFDNTTGIAQYKGLLVRVEKRFSRRTQFLVSYALGSFKGSNGPGNQEPGTGFNNDDWFENYGPLATDLRHVLNLSGFVDLPWRFQVSFNLSAYSRPPFSAFVSGVDFNGDGSVNDLLPGTRVNQFNRGRDRDDLAQLVDSYNQEFAGKQTLGGQPAPRVTLPADYTFNDSFFTQDLRISRTFPLGRERVSLMVLGEVFNFLNTANLVGYSGNIGNSAEFGQPGARFSQVFGSGGPRAFQLGARVSF, encoded by the coding sequence ATGAGCAAGATTCAATCAATGCTTCTACTGGTGGCGTTGGGGACAGTCGGTGTGGCCCACGCGCAAGCGCCGACCGGAACAATCACCGGAGTTGTGACCGACGCGACCGGCGCAGTCGTGGCCGGAGCGCGCATCACCATCACCAATCGCGCAACCGGGCTGAGCAGGAACCTCACCACCTCTGCGGAAGGCGATTACAGCGCGGTGGCGCTGCCCCCAGGTGATTATCAGGTGACGGCAGAAGCAATGGGGTTTAGCGTCCTGGAACGCACGGCCACCGTCGAGGCCGGGACGACTACCACCGTCAATCTTCAGGTCCAGATCGGGATAACCGAAAACATAACGGTCAGCAGTGTCACTCCGCTAATCCATTATGACGGCCATCAGGTTGGCGGCCTGGTCAGCCGCAATCAAATTGAGAACCTGCCACTCAACGGGAGAAACTTTCTGGACCTTGCAAAGCTGGAACCGGGCGTGACCAACGCGACCCCGTCCACGAACAACCGCGTCTTTGTGCCGGTGCTCGGCACAGGTGTTTTTGTAGCCCCGCGCATCGGAAACACCCGCGTCACCGTAGACGGCGCAAACATCGTCACCATTGGCAACCTCAGCGCTATCCTGCAAATCTCCCAGGAGGTCGTGCAGGAGTTTCAACTCTCGACTGTCAACTTCGATCTTTCGACCAGCCTGACGACCAACGGCGCGATCAATATTGTGACGCGCTCCGGCGGCAACGAGTTTCACGGCAGCGGATTCTACTTTTATCGAGACCATACCCTGGCCGCCGACCCAGGTCTACAGCGTGACCCGAACAACCCTGACCCTTTCTTCCAACGGAGCCAGTTCGGCTATCATCTCGGCGGCCCGATCGCCCGCGACCACGCCTTCTTCTTCACTAGCTACGAGCGCAACGACCAGAGGGGCGTCTTCTCGGTCCAGCCGCGCACTTCCGAGTTTGCGCCGCTCGGGGGAGTCTTTCCCAGTCCTTTTCTCGGCAATCAATTCAACGTGCGCTTCGATGTTCGTCTGAACCAGGACCACAACGCCTTCATCCGTTACACTCACGACGGCAACAGTCTTTTTGGTCCCAACGAGGGCAACAGCAATACGCTGCCTTCGGCCTGGTCGCGCGTCAAGAACTGGGTGGATCAGAGTATTGGTGGAATCACGAGCGTCTTGTCACCTGGCCTCGTCAATGATCTGCGCTTCTCTTACTTTTTCGTCAGCACTGGAGAAACGCCCGCAACCGCCGAGGACTGTCCCGGTTGTTTGGGTGTGGGAGTCCCGCGCATCAACATTGCGGATGCGGAGGTATCGTTCGGCCAGGCGCGAGGGTTTTCTTTCGTCGGACGCCGCTATCAGTTGACCGAGAGCCTGGCGTGGCAGCGCGGTAATCACAGTCTCCGCTTCGGCTTTGATTGGGAGCACGCTGCCACTTCAACCCAATTGATCACTAATGAGCCCGCAACGATTCAGCTATATTCGCCGGAGGAGGTGCGGCGGTTCAATACGACGGCGGCGCCCTCGGCGCAGATTCCTCTGCCGTCATCATTCTCGACGCTAGATGACATTCTCCGGCTTTCTCTCCGTAGTCTCTTGACCGGCATTGGACCGGGCTTGACTCCCCAGCGTGACTTTCGCAAGCGCCGCCATCTGGATCTTTACCGCCTCTATGCGGCCGACACGTGGCGCATCGACTCGCGCCTGACTGTGAACTATGGTCTGGCCTGGTCTTACGAACCGAACAGTCTCAATACAGATCTCTCGAAGCCCAAACTCTTGACGGCGATCCTTGGCCCGGACGGTCTTGGTCCTCCTGTTGCGCAGAAAGATAACTTCTCGCCTACTGTAGGATTTGCGTGGGCGGCGACACGTGATGGCAAGACGGTGATTCGTGGGGGCGCGGGCCGTTACTTCGACCCTGTCAGCTTCAACGGACTCAATTTAGAACGAGAGCGTCTGGCACTGTCGCCGGCAGGTACGGGCCGAAGGACAAATATTTCAGGCACCGGCATCTTCCTTGATGGCCGGGCGCTGGATTTCCAAAGCCCCACCGCTTTTACCGGCGCTGATCTGCAAAACATCCTGCCAGGCATTCGCGCGAAGTTGCTGCAACAACGCAACCCGGACAACCGTGATTTCACTTTCCGCAACCTCGATCTCGACAAGGCGGGTTCAAATTTGTACGATCCGCTTTATGAAGCCCCGTACGCTTTGCACCTCAACGTAGGCGTGCAGCGGGAGATAGCCCGCGATCTGGTTCTGTCGGCCGACTTTGCCTGGCGGCGATTCCTTCACACGTTCCTCGGAGGAATCGACTACAACCACTTCAACCGCCGAATCAACGGTGTGCGAACCCCGGTGATTCCGTCGTGCACCCCCACCCAGCGGAACGATCTGGCCGCAATCTGTTCCGCGGGGCAGATCACGTTTGACAACACCACAGGCATCGCCCAGTACAAGGGGCTGCTCGTGAGAGTTGAAAAGCGCTTCTCGCGCCGGACACAGTTTCTGGTCTCCTACGCGCTGGGCAGCTTCAAGGGAAGCAACGGACCCGGTAACCAGGAACCTGGCACTGGATTCAACAACGACGACTGGTTCGAGAACTACGGTCCGCTGGCGACCGATCTGCGCCACGTCCTGAATCTCTCCGGCTTCGTCGACCTGCCCTGGCGGTTTCAAGTCTCCTTCAATTTATCCGCCTACAGCCGGCCGCCGTTCTCGGCCTTTGTGAGCGGAGTAGATTTCAACGGCGACGGCAGCGTAAACGATCTGCTGCCGGGGACGAGAGTGAATCAGTTCAATCGGGGGAGGGACCGTGATGACCTGGCGCAGTTGGTCGATAGCTATAACCAGGAGTTTGCCGGCAAACAAACCCTCGGCGGACAGCCCGCTCCGCGTGTGACGCTGCCCGCTGATTATACTTTCAACGACAGCTTCTTCACGCAGGACCTGCGCATAAGCCGCACGTTCCCGCTCGGCAGAGAGCGTGTGAGCCTCATGGTGTTGGGCGAGGTATTCAATTTTCTGAACACTGCCAACCTGGTCGGCTACAGTGG
- a CDS encoding protein kinase — protein sequence MTPERYQKAGHLYHAALEIEPEARAAFLDGACGSDEELRREAESLLRAHDKVGNYFAAPALEVAAGLVAGRQNLSLMGQSLSHYRVLSLIGAGGMGEVYLAEDTHLGRKVALKLLPKEFTEEPDRVRRFELEARSASSLNHPNIVTIFEVGQVDGRHFIATEYIDGQTLRERLSGAQLEVGEALDVAAQIASALEAAHEAGIVHRDIKPENVMVRRDGLVKVLDFGLAKLTERQSRSGSESTTVVDVDTTPGLVLGTVSYMSPEQARGLKVDARSDNFSLGVVIYEMVAGRCPSEGATPSDVIAAILQNEPLPLARFAQNVPAELERIVAKALCKDREERYQTVSELSVDLKSLKQELEVEARLSRSLQPDGNGGKITTTSGSQAAVETVSESAATTGDGATARTTSSAEYLVSEIKRHKRGAVLAAAAVVVAVAAVAYFFYPARSGEAIDSVAVLPFVNVSADPNTEYLSDGISDSIINSLSRLPNLKVISLNRVLRYRGQQVDPQAVGRELNVKAVLMGRLTQQGDGLAISTELVDVRDNRRLWGEQYSRKLSGILVVQGEIARQILDGLRLRLSGEQKNQLAKPYTENTEAYELYILGKHYFRKQTKEAFEKSIDYYKQAIEKDPNYALAYTGLAYTYYFMVNRGFWTTNEYLPKLEGAALKALELDDTLAEGHVFLGVAKYSNFDWAGSEKELKQALELDPNSPLANIAFSNYLSSVGRPDDALPYAKRAVELDPTSQAGGLANAYLVARQYDKAIELYREVLDKNPDRPQPHALLGETYLAKEMYEEGVAEIQTAVTLDNAPERWDRHPMLAYAYAVAGRRDEALKILNEQKRLEKQRYISPYNFAIIYTGLGDKDRAFESLEKGYEQRTPLIYRLKSRPMFDSLRSDRRYAELLRKMNLTP from the coding sequence ATGACTCCCGAGCGTTACCAGAAAGCCGGTCATCTCTACCACGCGGCTCTAGAGATCGAGCCTGAAGCGCGGGCTGCCTTCCTCGATGGAGCGTGTGGCTCAGATGAAGAGTTGCGCCGCGAAGCCGAATCGCTGCTCCGTGCCCACGATAAAGTCGGCAATTACTTCGCTGCGCCCGCCCTTGAGGTCGCGGCAGGGCTCGTCGCCGGAAGGCAAAATCTATCGCTGATGGGCCAGAGCCTCAGCCACTACCGCGTGCTGTCATTGATTGGGGCAGGCGGGATGGGGGAAGTCTACCTGGCCGAAGATACCCATCTGGGACGCAAGGTCGCGCTCAAACTTCTGCCAAAAGAATTCACCGAAGAACCTGATCGTGTGCGCCGGTTCGAGCTGGAGGCGCGCTCCGCCTCAAGCCTTAACCACCCGAACATCGTGACGATCTTCGAGGTCGGCCAGGTAGACGGGCGCCACTTCATCGCCACCGAATACATTGACGGCCAGACGCTGCGAGAGCGCCTGTCCGGCGCTCAGCTTGAGGTAGGTGAGGCGCTCGATGTGGCGGCGCAGATCGCGAGCGCCCTTGAAGCCGCGCACGAGGCGGGGATCGTTCACCGCGACATAAAACCTGAGAATGTCATGGTCCGGCGCGACGGGCTGGTCAAAGTCCTGGACTTCGGGCTGGCGAAGCTTACAGAGAGGCAGAGTCGCTCGGGTTCTGAGTCAACGACTGTTGTGGATGTGGACACGACGCCAGGGCTGGTGCTTGGGACGGTGAGTTATATGTCGCCGGAGCAGGCGCGCGGACTGAAGGTAGACGCGCGCAGCGACAACTTCAGCCTGGGAGTGGTGATATATGAGATGGTGGCCGGGCGCTGCCCCTCCGAGGGGGCGACGCCGAGTGATGTGATAGCGGCGATCTTACAGAACGAGCCGTTGCCGCTGGCGCGGTTCGCGCAGAACGTCCCTGCCGAATTGGAGCGGATTGTAGCGAAGGCGCTATGCAAGGACAGGGAGGAGCGATACCAGACGGTCAGTGAACTGTCGGTTGATCTAAAGAGCCTGAAGCAAGAGCTGGAGGTCGAGGCGCGGCTGAGTCGCTCTCTTCAGCCGGATGGAAACGGTGGAAAGATAACGACAACAAGCGGCAGTCAGGCGGCGGTCGAGACTGTCTCGGAGTCTGCCGCAACGACTGGTGATGGTGCGACGGCACGTACGACATCGAGCGCCGAGTATCTGGTCAGTGAGATCAAGCGCCATAAGCGCGGCGCGGTACTCGCGGCAGCAGCCGTTGTCGTTGCCGTCGCGGCCGTCGCATATTTCTTCTACCCGGCCAGAAGCGGCGAGGCGATAGATTCGGTAGCGGTCTTGCCTTTCGTCAACGTGAGCGCCGACCCCAACACCGAATACCTCTCGGACGGCATCAGCGACAGCATCATCAACAGCCTCTCACGGTTGCCTAACCTGAAAGTCATCTCGCTCAACAGGGTCTTGCGTTACAGGGGGCAGCAGGTAGACCCGCAGGCAGTCGGGCGCGAGTTGAATGTCAAGGCTGTGTTGATGGGCAGACTGACACAGCAAGGGGATGGCCTGGCAATCAGCACCGAGCTGGTGGATGTGAGAGACAACCGCCGACTGTGGGGCGAGCAATACAGCCGCAAGCTGTCGGGTATCCTCGTCGTTCAAGGTGAGATCGCGCGGCAGATTTTAGATGGGTTGCGGCTGCGGCTCTCCGGCGAACAGAAAAACCAACTGGCTAAACCGTACACCGAGAACACCGAGGCTTATGAGCTTTACATTTTGGGCAAACATTACTTCCGTAAGCAAACAAAAGAGGCATTTGAGAAAAGCATTGATTACTACAAGCAAGCCATCGAAAAAGACCCGAACTATGCACTGGCTTATACCGGGTTAGCTTATACCTATTACTTTATGGTAAATCGTGGCTTCTGGACCACGAATGAGTACTTGCCAAAACTCGAGGGGGCGGCGCTAAAAGCGCTGGAGCTTGATGACACACTTGCCGAAGGTCATGTCTTCCTGGGGGTGGCTAAGTACAGTAATTTCGACTGGGCGGGATCAGAGAAAGAACTCAAACAAGCTCTGGAGCTTGACCCGAACTCCCCACTAGCTAACATCGCGTTTTCCAATTATCTGTCGAGCGTTGGGCGACCGGATGACGCCCTTCCCTATGCGAAACGGGCTGTGGAACTTGACCCAACGAGTCAAGCCGGAGGCCTTGCTAATGCGTATTTGGTTGCGCGCCAGTATGACAAGGCAATTGAGCTGTACCGGGAGGTGCTGGATAAGAACCCGGATAGACCTCAACCGCACGCTCTCCTTGGTGAGACTTATCTAGCAAAGGAGATGTATGAGGAGGGCGTCGCGGAGATACAAACGGCCGTGACCCTCGATAACGCACCGGAACGATGGGATAGACACCCGATGCTGGCATACGCTTATGCGGTGGCGGGCAGGCGCGATGAGGCCTTGAAAATACTCAACGAGCAGAAGAGGCTGGAAAAGCAACGCTACATCTCGCCTTATAACTTTGCGATCATCTACACGGGTCTCGGCGATAAGGATAGAGCATTCGAATCGCTGGAAAAAGGTTATGAGCAGCGCACACCGCTGATATATCGCCTCAAGAGCCGACCGATGTTCGATAGCCTGCGCTCAGACCGGCGATACGCTGAATTGCTGCGGAAGATGAACCTAACGCCGTGA